Below is a genomic region from Fischerella sp. PCC 9605.
CAATGAAACCAGGGGCGATCGCATCTCAACCTACCGCAGCGGAAGTGGAAGCTTTTCTTTTGCAGCAGTCCAAGTCATGATAAGCTGTCGCGCTTCTATTTTGCATGATTTAAGCTTTGGGAAGATTGGTCAGACCCTCCCCCCACTCTCCCTCTTCCCCTCTGCGATCGTGAAAAAATTAAATGCCTGACAGCTCAGTAGGGACGGGTTTTGCGGATAATACTCAACTGAGGCGACAATTTATCTGGTAAACCCAACCCTACACAAATTTCATGAGTCTTGAGCAGGTTAGATCTGCAAACTATCCCTAATCTCTTGAACAATTTCCTGTGGCGGCTGTGAAATATCCACATAGATAGCATCAGCAGGTTCCTCAAGGGCATCAAGCTGACTTTGAAGGAGTTTTTCGGGCATAAAATGATTTTGCCGCTCTTGTAAGCGTTTTTGAATCAATTCAAACGACCCTTGAAGATAAACCAACTTGATGCGTTTATCACCAATTAAAAAATACTGGCGATAGCTATCTTTGAGTGCTGAACATGCCAGTACAACATTTTGATTTTCTTCCAACCAATTTTTGATTGCTGCTTGTATATCTTGCAGCCAAGGCAATCTATCAGCATCATCCAGAGGAATACCACGGCGCATTTTGTCGATATTTTTGGGCAAATGGAAATTGTCGGCGTCGCGAAATTCCCATTGCAATGAGTCTGCCAATAGTTGACCTATGGTAGTTTTACCGGAACCAGAGACGCCCATTATGAGGATTATCATTACCAATTGCTAACTGAAGACTGGTTAGTTTTTGTGAATTATCTCCAATTTTTAGGCATTCTATACTTAATAAAAACTCTCTAAAAATATATTTGCGCCCCTGTCTTGAGAGTAAGTAGCCAAGGTGAAACATGGCAAAATCACGAAAAAAGGAAGAAATGCTATCTCTCCTTTCTCAAATACAGGAGAATCCTACCACTGAAGAAGCGATCGCCAGCTTGCGCCAAGTTCTAAACAGCAAGTATTCTGTTGCTATTGCTAGAACTGCAAAAATAGTAGGTAAATTTGCCATTGTTGAGTTGATTCCCGACCTTGTAGCAGCTTTTGCTCGCATGATGGTCAATCCTACGGTAACAGACCAAGGTTGCCTTGCCAAAAAAGAGATTGCTGAAACACTCTATCGCCTGGAATACAGCGACGAAAATCTTTTTCTTGAAGGTATTAGGCATGTGCAGATGGAACCCATTTGGGGAGGAAAAGAAGATACTGCTGCTCACCTACGGGGAATTTGTGCCTTAGGTCTGGTGAGGATGAACTACTCAGATGTAATGAACGAGTTAGCAGATTTGCTGGCCGATCCAAAACCAGAGGCAAGGGTTGCTGCTACTCGTGCGATCGCGTATAGTGCCAATCCCCAAGGTGTGCCATTACTGCGTTTGAAAGTCCGCATTGGCGATCCAGCTCCTCAAGTTCTCTCGGAATGTTTCACCGCTTTGCTACAACTTGCTCCCCAACAGTCACTTCCTTTGGTAGCTAGTTTTCTCGTTGACTCAGAGGAGCAAATCTGTGAGCTAGCGGCATTGGCATTAGGTGAATCGCGATTGGATGCAGCATTTGATACCCTGAAAAACTGGTGGGAGCGAACAAGGAGTGCAGAACTTCGTCGCACAGGATTATTGGCAATTGCCATGCTGCGACACGATCAAGCTTTGGAGTTTCTGATATCACTCGTTGCAGAAGGAAAAGACTTGGACGCCAAAGATGCGATCGCAGCATTAAGTATTTATCGAGAAGACTATGAACTGTGGCAACGAGTTTATAAGGCAGCTGAGCAACGAGCAGATATCAGCTTCCTCCAAGCAATAGCCATGCAAAGTTAAATGCTTGGTGTCTTAGTGTCTTTGTGGTTTAAAAAAGATTTTTTCACCACCAAGACACCAAGACACAAAGGTAAAAATAAGCTGCCATTATCGCGCATCAGTTAGCGATATTTCCTAACCTAACTTGCAGCAACTTGACTCAATTCATGTATGGCAACTTTGCCGCTGTTGCCCGAATTTGGTCAGCGTGAGCTACTAATTGACCGCAAGCATCCCATGTACCGGAAATAAACATATTTTTGGCTCCTTCGCTCATTGAAATAGGAGCAGAAAAGTCACCACTTTGCACCTGCATTGTTTCCAAGTTCACTGTCATAGGTGCTTGGGGATTAGCAGCTAGAAGGTCTTGCAGTTGTTTAACAGTGGCAGCATCAGCAGTAACGCAGGGAATACCCATCGCTACACAATTACCGAAAAAGATTTCCGCGAAGCTTTCGCCCACCAGCGCTTGAATACCCCATTTAGCGATCGCTTGGGGTGCGTGTTCTCGTGAGGAACCACAGCCAAAGTTGCGGTTGACGACCAAAATTTTTGCGCCTTGATACTGCGGTTGATCAAAGGGATGTTGTCCTTTGAGTGCAGCGCGATCGTCAGCAAACGCGTGTGCGCCTAAGCCATCAAAGGTGACACAGCGCAAAAAACGGGCAGGAATAATGCGGTCAGTATCAATGTCATTGCCCACTAAAGGAATACCGCGTCCGGAAACTGCTTTAACTTCACTTGCCATAAGACTTTTGGATTGAGGAGTAGGGGAAAAATGTCAGTTGTGTCAAGCTTTGTGTCTTTGTACGCCAGTCGCTACAACGGGGGGAACCCCCAAGGGCGCGCTGGCTCGTCTTTGTGTTTCAAAAATATGTTTTATTAACCACCAAGGCACCAAGACACTAAGAATTAATTCAACAACTCACGCACGTCAAATACTTCGCCTTTCACCGCCGCTGCTGCAACCATCGCGGGACTCATCAGCAAAGTGCGGCCGGAGGCTGAACCTTGTCTACCTTTAAAGTTACGGTTGGAGGAAGAGGCGCTGATCTGTTGTCCCTGAAGTTTATCAGGGTTCATGGCCAGGCACATCGAACATCCGGGTTCGCGCCACTCAAATCCTGCTTCCGTGAAGATTTTATCTAGTCCTTCTGCTTCAGCTTGCTGTTTCACCCGTTCGGAACCAGGGACTACGAAGGCTTTGATTCCTGCGGCAACGTGCCGTCCCTTGGCAACTTTGGCGGCTTCTCGCAAATCGCTGATTCGTCCGTTGGTGCAGCTGCCAATAAAGCAGACATCGACTTTGGTGCCTTGGATGGGTTGACCGGGAGCAAGACCCATATAATTGTAAGCTTCTTCAGCTATTTGGCGGTCATCTTGGGGTAGTTGTTGGGGAGAGGGTACGGACTGGTCAATTCCGATACCTTGACCGGGAGTTATACCCCAAGTGACGGTAGGAGGAATGTCAGCAGCATCGAAAACTACTACATCATCGTACTCGGCGTCGGCATCACTCTTGATGGACTCCCACCAAGCAACTGCTTTGTCCCAATCTGCACCTTTGGGGGCAAAGTCTCTACCCTTGAGGTATTCGTAGGTGACTTGATCGGGGTTGATATAGCCGCAACGTGCACCGCCTTCGATCGCCATATTGCAGACTGTCATCCGTTCTTCCATGCTCATTTGTGCAAAGGTGGTACCTGCAAATTCGTAGGCGTATCCGACACCACCTTTCACACCGAGGGTACGAATAATATGGAGGATGACATCTTTGGCGTAGACTCCTGGTTTGAGAGTGCCGTTGACTTCGATTTTGCGGACTTTGAGTTTAGACAGGGCCAGGGTTTGGGAAGCGAGAACGTCGCGGACTTGGCTAGTACCAATACCAAAAGCGATCGCCCCAAAGGCACCGTGGGTTGAAGTATGGCTATCTCCACAGGCGATCGTCATTCCAGGTTGGGTGAGTCCTTGTTCTGGCGCAATCACATGCACAATCCCCTGATTTCCAGAACCAATATTGTAGAAGGTAATGCCATTTTCTTGACAATTCTGCTCTAGCGCCTGCATCATTTCTTCTGCCAGAGTATCAGCAAAAGGACGTGCTTGATTTGTTGTTGGTACGATATGGTCTACCGTAGCGACTGTCCGCTCTGGAAACAATACTTTCAAACCCCGCTCCCTCAGCATAGCAAAGGCTTGGGGACTGGTAACTTCATGGATCAGGTGTAGTCCAATTAATAGTTGCGTTTGTCCTGAAGGAAGTTTACCAACAGTGTGTAAGTCCCAAACTTTATCAAATAGTGTACCTTTGCTCATACTTGAATTTGTTTTAAGCTGTCGCATTTTTTAGATGGTATCAAATAAAGTGAATTAGCTACCGCCAAGCCTAAGGCTATAGCGAGAGCTTTTTGTTACCTATAATCTTCACGATAGAAAAGCTTGTTAGTCATGTCCAATATATTTTTGTTGCTTAACTAATATGTAAGAGATATGAGTCTCATTACTTTTTAGATAAAAGTAAGGCATCTGTGAGATTAGGCAGCGCGATCTTTAGACGCCCGTCAGAGGGGCTTCCCGTAGAGTAGGCAGTTCATGATGCCTACTTATTTACGTTCGTTGTGACTTGATTTAATTTGTAAATTTGTAAATTTTTATGTTGATACAATATAGTATGCGGAAAATATCGCTTCTGCCAAAGAAATACTAATAGTAAAGAAAAACAATCTATAATTTACGCTGATTTTTGCATAACCTAGCCATGATGAGAGATATGTGTAAATAAATTTTCACAGAAGCATCCACACTCTATCTGTAGGTAAATTCAAAAGCTCAGGTAGCAAAAACATATTAGGAGGTTGGGCAGACATGGCGAAAAGTTGGGAGTGCGATGGTGTGCCAAAAGATGGAAAATCCTACCCCCATCAAAATCCTCCAGGAAAGCACGATCCCTATGAAAATTTTGGGGCAGACTGTGTAATTTGTGGCTTACCGAAGGAGGCTATGATTGGTGATAAAAGTAAACCTCCGGTAAAAGCGATCGCAGCGGCGATAACTGGTGTTCTAACTTTGGCTGTTATTAGTGGTTATCAGATTTGGCAGTCTCAATCTTGCCGTGGAAATAAACAAAAAATTAATGGCATCTGTATAGCAGTTGATTCCACTGTTGCTATTTCTTCTACTTTATCTGCTTCTACTTCTGCTCCTACATCATCTCCAAGTGCTGCAATCTCTCCTGCTGCTCCCGTAAATACATATCCTACCTTGAAAGTAGCGAATGTTCCTACGGTAATATTTAGATACGGAGGCTCTACAAGCTTTGCACCGTTAAGGAATCCGGCGATAGTAGAGCGAATTAATCAAGCACATCCGGGGTATCAATTGGTTTATACCGAACCGCCATCAGGAAATAAGCCTGGTTCTGGTATCGGCATCAAAATGCTGATAGACGGTCAACTGAGTTTTTCCCAATCTTCTCGACCTGTAAAAGATGCCAAGTACAAAGCAGCAAAAGAGCGGAATTTCCAGTTGGAACAAATACCTGTTGCCATTGATGGAATTGCTATTTACATCAATCCTCAAATATCTATCTCTGGTTTGACAGTATCCCAAATTAGAGACATCTTTACTGGAAAAATCACTAATTGGAAACAAGTGAGTGGTTCCGATCTTGCAATTACCGTTATCAGTCGCGATCCTCAAGATGGGGGTACTCCTGAATATTTTCAAGAAACAGTCTTAGGAAAAGCTGATTTTGCTTCGTCTGCAAAACCATACGTGAGAGACACTACAAGTGGTATCAAAAAGGTGGCTACAACTCCTGGGGGAATTGGTTACGCTACTGCTTCAGAAGTTTGCAATCAAAGTTTAGTAAAAACTCTCCCAATCGGGAGAGAAATTAATAAAGGTTTTATTACTCCTTGTAACGGAAAGGAAGTAAATAAAGCTGTTTTTGCCAAAGACACTTACCCGATAACCAGGCGGTTGTTTGTGATAGTTAAACGAGATGGCAAATTAGATGAACAGTCTGGTGTTGCTTATGCCAATATGCTGTTGAGTGACGAAGGTCAACAAATAGTAAATCAAGCTGGCTTGGTTCCTCTGCGCTAACAAAATCTACATTTAAAATTCCACATCCATGAGTAGATTTCGTCGTAGTTTGTGGCTGTACCCTTTGTTCCAAATTCCGTTGATATTCTTTGTTATTTGTTTAGTTGCGGCAGCTTTGTGTGGGTTTTTAAGACTGGGTAAACCTGATGTGGCGGTGGCGATCGCCTTAGATTTAAGCCAAAGTACTTACCAAGGGCAGCCATTCAACGCACCCAACACGTTTATGGCTCAAGAAGTAGCAGCAGTGCAAGCATACCTAGAACTTAATTCACAACAATTAAGTTCTCCCAATCAGATTCAGATTTTTGGCTCTGCCGATCAAGTTGTACCTCTAACTAATTCCTTTTCTAGCGATAAACAAAAGTTAGAATCCCAGCTAAATCAAGCTTTAGCGAATCCTATCTTGCCCTTACAAGTTGGTGAAGGAACTAATGTTGATAAAGCTATTGAGGAAAGTACAAAAGTCCTCAGCAGTATTCAAAATCACTGTCGTGAATTATTAATCGTTACTGATGGAATTGCTGAGGTGTCAGAAACTGTTATTAGTCAAGCTGTAAGTAAAGATGTAAAAATTAATTCTTTAGTAGTAGGTGCAGATGCCTCTACACTCAAGTTAGCTGCTAGCATCACACAGGGGATTTACGTATCGGGTTTGTATAATATTCAAGAACTATTTACAAACATTTTTTTTGATAGTTTTAACAGTAACCAAAGATGGGTTAATTTCTGGCGAGGTTGTGCCTGGATTGCTTTTATGTGGTTGCTAACTTTACCTCTAGATAAATTAATTCTTCAGGGATTGTTCAATTTGCCAATGAATTTGAGCGGACAGTTAGCAATAGGCAATGCTTTATTTTGGACTGTGGTGACACCTCTAATTATGTGGAGAGTATGGGGTTTACCATTTTTATCGTCATGTTAAAAAAAGGTGAATTAAAAAATAATTTTTTTGTAGAGGCGCAATTAATTGTGACTCTATTAATGTTTAGTCACTAAATTAAAATAATAGTTAAAAAGTTAACCTACTTATAATTAGGAGAAAATCATGTCAGCATTAGAAGAAAAAAGTATGGTTCCCACTGTATTTGTGGGTGTGGGTGGGACGGGAGTAGAAGTATTGTCGCGGGTGCGGCGATTAGTAGAAGAAACTTATGGTAGTTTAAAAAATTTTCCGATAATTAGTTTTGTAAGTATAGATACAGATAAAGATTACAAAGTTAGCAATCCAGAGGCGGCGGGTTCGCCTTTACAAGACCATGAAAAACATTGGGCAAGTGTCAGTGGTAGAGAAGTACAAGACATTTTGTCTAATATGGAAAATTATCCTTGGATTGAGTCTTGGTTTCCCAGAGAATTAGAGCGCAATATTGGTGCATTAGAAGCAGGTGCAGGTCAAATTCGTGCCTGCGGTCGCTTCGCCTTTTTTTATAATTACCACAAGATCAAAGCCAGATTTCATGAGGCGTGCGATCGTGTCAAAGGTCACGATCATATTATGCTGGATAAATACGGCATTAGAGTTCAAAGTAGTGGTTTAAATGTTTTTGTCGCCGCCTCTATTTCTGGTGGTACTGGTAGCGGTATGTTGATTGACCTCGGTTACTGTATTCGTAACTGGCTCAAAGGACAAGGGAGTCCTTTAATTACAGCAATTGTACCGATGCCTAATGCTTTTGCCAATATTAATGTAGGCGATCGCGTTCTTGCCAATGGCTACGCTGCGTTGATGGAATTAAGCTATTTTTCTGACCATAGAACTGAGTATGTAACTCAATTTAGTTCTGGTTTAGTGGATGAAGTTAAGAGCAAACTTCCACCTTTTGATTTTACTTATTTAGTTGGAACAAAGAATGGCGAAAGTGAGTTTAATATTGAGCAACTGCGAGAAATGATCGCTCAAAATATTTTCTTAGATTTAACTTCTGACTTTGCACCGCATAAACGTTCAATTCGAGATAATATTAAAGGTTCGTGGGCACAAGCAGACCCAGGTGGAAGGGGCTATCCCAAAAATTTTATGAGCTTTGGTCTGGCAACAATTGAAATTCCTATAGCTCAGATTCGTGCTTCTTTATCTAGTCGCTTGGG
It encodes:
- a CDS encoding gluconokinase; protein product: MIILIMGVSGSGKTTIGQLLADSLQWEFRDADNFHLPKNIDKMRRGIPLDDADRLPWLQDIQAAIKNWLEENQNVVLACSALKDSYRQYFLIGDKRIKLVYLQGSFELIQKRLQERQNHFMPEKLLQSQLDALEEPADAIYVDISQPPQEIVQEIRDSLQI
- a CDS encoding HEAT repeat domain-containing protein; translated protein: MAKSRKKEEMLSLLSQIQENPTTEEAIASLRQVLNSKYSVAIARTAKIVGKFAIVELIPDLVAAFARMMVNPTVTDQGCLAKKEIAETLYRLEYSDENLFLEGIRHVQMEPIWGGKEDTAAHLRGICALGLVRMNYSDVMNELADLLADPKPEARVAATRAIAYSANPQGVPLLRLKVRIGDPAPQVLSECFTALLQLAPQQSLPLVASFLVDSEEQICELAALALGESRLDAAFDTLKNWWERTRSAELRRTGLLAIAMLRHDQALEFLISLVAEGKDLDAKDAIAALSIYREDYELWQRVYKAAEQRADISFLQAIAMQS
- the leuD gene encoding 3-isopropylmalate dehydratase small subunit; translation: MASEVKAVSGRGIPLVGNDIDTDRIIPARFLRCVTFDGLGAHAFADDRAALKGQHPFDQPQYQGAKILVVNRNFGCGSSREHAPQAIAKWGIQALVGESFAEIFFGNCVAMGIPCVTADAATVKQLQDLLAANPQAPMTVNLETMQVQSGDFSAPISMSEGAKNMFISGTWDACGQLVAHADQIRATAAKLPYMN
- the leuC gene encoding 3-isopropylmalate dehydratase large subunit codes for the protein MSKGTLFDKVWDLHTVGKLPSGQTQLLIGLHLIHEVTSPQAFAMLRERGLKVLFPERTVATVDHIVPTTNQARPFADTLAEEMMQALEQNCQENGITFYNIGSGNQGIVHVIAPEQGLTQPGMTIACGDSHTSTHGAFGAIAFGIGTSQVRDVLASQTLALSKLKVRKIEVNGTLKPGVYAKDVILHIIRTLGVKGGVGYAYEFAGTTFAQMSMEERMTVCNMAIEGGARCGYINPDQVTYEYLKGRDFAPKGADWDKAVAWWESIKSDADAEYDDVVVFDAADIPPTVTWGITPGQGIGIDQSVPSPQQLPQDDRQIAEEAYNYMGLAPGQPIQGTKVDVCFIGSCTNGRISDLREAAKVAKGRHVAAGIKAFVVPGSERVKQQAEAEGLDKIFTEAGFEWREPGCSMCLAMNPDKLQGQQISASSSNRNFKGRQGSASGRTLLMSPAMVAAAAVKGEVFDVRELLN
- a CDS encoding phosphate ABC transporter substrate-binding protein, with translation MAKSWECDGVPKDGKSYPHQNPPGKHDPYENFGADCVICGLPKEAMIGDKSKPPVKAIAAAITGVLTLAVISGYQIWQSQSCRGNKQKINGICIAVDSTVAISSTLSASTSAPTSSPSAAISPAAPVNTYPTLKVANVPTVIFRYGGSTSFAPLRNPAIVERINQAHPGYQLVYTEPPSGNKPGSGIGIKMLIDGQLSFSQSSRPVKDAKYKAAKERNFQLEQIPVAIDGIAIYINPQISISGLTVSQIRDIFTGKITNWKQVSGSDLAITVISRDPQDGGTPEYFQETVLGKADFASSAKPYVRDTTSGIKKVATTPGGIGYATASEVCNQSLVKTLPIGREINKGFITPCNGKEVNKAVFAKDTYPITRRLFVIVKRDGKLDEQSGVAYANMLLSDEGQQIVNQAGLVPLR
- a CDS encoding vWA domain-containing protein — translated: MSRFRRSLWLYPLFQIPLIFFVICLVAAALCGFLRLGKPDVAVAIALDLSQSTYQGQPFNAPNTFMAQEVAAVQAYLELNSQQLSSPNQIQIFGSADQVVPLTNSFSSDKQKLESQLNQALANPILPLQVGEGTNVDKAIEESTKVLSSIQNHCRELLIVTDGIAEVSETVISQAVSKDVKINSLVVGADASTLKLAASITQGIYVSGLYNIQELFTNIFFDSFNSNQRWVNFWRGCAWIAFMWLLTLPLDKLILQGLFNLPMNLSGQLAIGNALFWTVVTPLIMWRVWGLPFLSSC